The genomic interval ACAAATTTGAGGGGTTGGAAAACGATGTGGCTCATTACAGCCATCAGCAGCGCTGTTTTATTTGGACTAGCAGGCTGGTGGATGAAAGTATCACAAATGCGGGGCGGCTCTACAAGAACGCTGCTGCTCGGATTGTATGCTTCTGGAACGTTAGGTTTTGGGGTGCATGCGGCGCTTGAAGGAACGTTTTTCTTTCTTGCTGATCCGAGGGTATGGATTGCAGGCATCATAATAGGAGCAGGCTCAGCATGGGGAAACGCTTTGTTTATGAAAGCATTGCATTTTGGACCCGCCAGCTTGACCTCTCCCCTAACGAATATGAACATTATCTTAGTTGTCGCTTTAGCGACCTTGTGGTACAACGAGCCGCTCAGCGCTTCGGAGGCAATAGGCATAACTCTGCTTCTGCTTGCTGTCGTCTTTATTGCTCATAAACGAAAGGAACCGCTCACGATTACAGAAAAAAGATGGTTCATTCTCGTCTTTTTGGCAGTCGTGCTATTTGCGCTGCGCAATGGTGGATTAAAAGTCACCGATGAATTGGATCTTCCTAGCGCCCCGATCCTGTTCATTGCTTATGCCCTCTCTCTCTGCTGGTTTCTCATCCCGGTCAAAACGACCGCTGCACGCACCTCAGAGCGAACTGGACTTTGGCTCGGTATTGTTGCGGGTCTGTTCTCATACGGTGGATTGCAGCTTTATGCAGTCGCTATTGCTACCGGACAAGCGAATCTTGCAGCGCCTATCTTTGCTACGAACAGTCTTGTCGTAGCAGCTGGCGCTATTATATTTTATAAAGAGAAGTTGACGATCCTTCAGTGGACAGCCTTTGCTTGTACCATTCTTGGGTTGATTGTTATTCGATTGTAATTCGCGAACGCTTTTCCTGTATTTTCCTAACTTTAATATAGTAAATATAATATACGATCAAACAATCGCATTCCCACTGAAATTAACTTACTTTTAGTTTGTTCGTATGGTACAATAGTATTACAAAAAGCGGGGTGATACGGTTGGATTATTCGACAATGTGCCCAAAGTATGAAGCCGCAGCCGACATTTTAGGCAAGAAGTGGACTGGCAGAATTATTCGGGTATTGCTTGGAGGACCAAAAAGGTTCAAAGAGATTAAGGAACAAATTCCCGAAATGAGCGACAAAATGCTAACGGACCGGATGAAAGAGCTTGAAACATTAACGATTATTAAACGTCAAGTTTATCCAGAAATGCCTGTACGTATTGAATATGAGCTAACCGACAAAGGCAGGGAGCTTCAGCCAGTCATTGAGTCCATTCAAACTTGGGGCGAACAATGGATGTAAGATAAAAAACCGCTTAGGCGGTTTTTTTTATTGCCTTCTCTTCTTTTATCAGGAATTGACAAAGGATTATTTATCTACTATCATTGATAATAATAATCAATATCACAATATGCAAATAAAAAACCCCCGATCAGATCGAGGGTTTCCTATAAATCAATTGGACTACATGCCAAGCCATTTTTTGAATAGATGTTTGGTTGTATCTTTATTGATTGCTGCGATTGAAGTCGTAAGCGGAATGCCCTTCGGACATGCGCGAACACAGTTTTGCGAGTTGCCGCAGCCTTCGATGCCGCCATCTGTCATAAGTGCATCCAGACGTTCTTCCTTGTTCATCTCACCTGTTGGATGAGCATTAAACAAACGAACCTGTGAAATTGCAGCAGGACCGATGAAGCTATTCCGATCATTTACGTTCGGGCACGCTTCAAGGCAAACACCGCAAGTCATACATTTGGAAAGCTCATAAGCCCATTGACGCTTCGTTTCTGCCATCCGCGGTCCAGGACCCAGATCATACGTTCCGTCGATTGGAATCCATGCCTTAACGCGTTTCAAGGCGCCAAACATCCGCTCACGGTTAATAACAAGGTCACGAACTACTGGGAATGTTTTCATTGGTTCAAGACGAATCGGCTGCTCAAGCTTATCGATCAAAGCGCTGCACGCTTGACGAGGCTTGCCGTTGATGACCATTGAGCATGCGCCGCATACTTCTTCCAAGCAGTTGGAATCCCAGCATACAGGAGCCGTGCTTGCGCCGTCTGCCTTTTTCGGATTACGTTGAATTTCCATCAGGCCGCTAATAACGTTCATATTAGCGCGGTAAGGAATTTCAAACTCTTCCGTATATGGTTTGGAATCAGGAGTATCTTGGCGAGTGATGATAAACTTAACCGATTTTGTAGCTACAGTCGTTTCAGCCATCATTATTCTCCTTTCTTCTTGTCGCTCGAGTAATCACGTTTACGCGGCTTGATCAAGCTTACGTCGATATCCTCGTAAGAAATTTGTGGACCTTCCTTCGTCCATTTCGCAATCGTCGATTTCATGAAATGCTCGTCGTCGCGTTCTTGGAAGTCTGGTTTATAATGAGCGCCGCGGCTTTCGTTGCGCAGCAATGCGCCTAGCGTCATCGCTTCAGAGAGCTCAAGCATGTTCCAAAGCTGACGAGTAAAGGCTACGCCTGCATTGTTCCATTGCGCTGTATCGTTAATGTTGATATTCGCATAACGCTGCTTCAGCTCTTTGATCTTGTGGATCGTTTGCTCCAGCTTGTCATTAAAGCGAACTACCGTCATATTGTTCGTCATCCATTCGCCTAGCTCTTTGTGAATGACATATGCATTTTCAGTACCCTTCATATTTACGATGCTGTTGTACTTGTCCGTTTGACGCTTGTTCTCGCGGTCAAATACGGAGGAAGCTACATCTTCAGCTGATTTCTTCAAGCCTTTGATATACTCAACAGCTTTTGGTCCAGCTACCATACCGCCGTAAATAGCGGATAGCAAAGAGTTCGCGCCAAGTCGATTCGCACCATGGTATTGATACTCGCACTCACCGGCTGCAAACAGACCAGGAATGTTTGTCATTTGATTGTAGTCAACCCACATGCCGCCCATTGAATAGTGAACCGCTGGGAAGATTTTCATCGGGATTTTCCGTGGATCGTCGCCCATGAATTTCTCATAGATTTCAATGATACCGCCGAGCTTAACATCAAGCTCCTTCGGATCTTTGTGAGACAAATCAAGGTAAACCATGTTTTCTTGGTTGATACCAAGCTTCTGATCTACGCACACGCTGAAAATTTCACGAGTCGCAATATCACGAGGAACAAGGTTTCCGTAAGCTGGGTATTTTTCTTCTAGGAAGTACCAAGGCTTACCGTCTTTGTACGTCCAAATCCGTCCGCCTTCACCACGCGCTGATTCCGACATCAAGCGGAGCTTGTCATCGCCTGGAATAGCTGTTGGGTGAATTTGAATGAACTCGCCGTTTGCGTAGTTAACGCCCTGCTGGTAAACTGCGCTGGCAGCTGTGCCGGTGTTGATAACAGAGTTCGTT from Paenibacillus sp. FSL K6-3182 carries:
- a CDS encoding DMT family transporter, encoding MWLITAISSAVLFGLAGWWMKVSQMRGGSTRTLLLGLYASGTLGFGVHAALEGTFFFLADPRVWIAGIIIGAGSAWGNALFMKALHFGPASLTSPLTNMNIILVVALATLWYNEPLSASEAIGITLLLLAVVFIAHKRKEPLTITEKRWFILVFLAVVLFALRNGGLKVTDELDLPSAPILFIAYALSLCWFLIPVKTTAARTSERTGLWLGIVAGLFSYGGLQLYAVAIATGQANLAAPIFATNSLVVAAGAIIFYKEKLTILQWTAFACTILGLIVIRL
- the sdhB gene encoding succinate dehydrogenase iron-sulfur subunit, whose amino-acid sequence is MAETTVATKSVKFIITRQDTPDSKPYTEEFEIPYRANMNVISGLMEIQRNPKKADGASTAPVCWDSNCLEEVCGACSMVINGKPRQACSALIDKLEQPIRLEPMKTFPVVRDLVINRERMFGALKRVKAWIPIDGTYDLGPGPRMAETKRQWAYELSKCMTCGVCLEACPNVNDRNSFIGPAAISQVRLFNAHPTGEMNKEERLDALMTDGGIEGCGNSQNCVRACPKGIPLTTSIAAINKDTTKHLFKKWLGM
- the sdhA gene encoding succinate dehydrogenase flavoprotein subunit is translated as MAKNKIIIVGGGLAGLMATIKAAEAGVHVDLFSLVPVKRSHSVCAQGGINGAVNTKGEGDSPWEHFDDTVYGGDFLANQPPVKAMCDAAPGIIHLMDRMGVMFSRTSEGLLDFRRFGGTKHSRTAFAGATTGQQLLYALDEQVRRWEAAGLVNKFEHWEFLGAVVDDDGICRGVSAQDLRSMEVHTVRADAVILASGGPGIIFGKTTNSVINTGTAASAVYQQGVNYANGEFIQIHPTAIPGDDKLRLMSESARGEGGRIWTYKDGKPWYFLEEKYPAYGNLVPRDIATREIFSVCVDQKLGINQENMVYLDLSHKDPKELDVKLGGIIEIYEKFMGDDPRKIPMKIFPAVHYSMGGMWVDYNQMTNIPGLFAAGECEYQYHGANRLGANSLLSAIYGGMVAGPKAVEYIKGLKKSAEDVASSVFDRENKRQTDKYNSIVNMKGTENAYVIHKELGEWMTNNMTVVRFNDKLEQTIHKIKELKQRYANININDTAQWNNAGVAFTRQLWNMLELSEAMTLGALLRNESRGAHYKPDFQERDDEHFMKSTIAKWTKEGPQISYEDIDVSLIKPRKRDYSSDKKKGE
- a CDS encoding helix-turn-helix domain-containing protein; this translates as MDYSTMCPKYEAAADILGKKWTGRIIRVLLGGPKRFKEIKEQIPEMSDKMLTDRMKELETLTIIKRQVYPEMPVRIEYELTDKGRELQPVIESIQTWGEQWM